AGCAACGCCACCTCTCTGGGGCTCTACCTGGCGCAGGAGACGTACGGGTTCTCGGGGAAGGCGGGCGGCCAGCGGTACACCTCCGTCGGGCTGCGGCTGAAGGGGCTCTCGGGCCGCTTCAACAGCGCGGCGCGCACCCGCGGGGTGGTGGCGCACGGAGCGCCGTACGTGACGGCATCCCGGGCGGGGCGGAGCGAGGGGTGCCCGGCCATCGAGCCGGGCCGGGCGCGCGAGCTGCTCCCGCGGATCAGCAACGGCGGCCTGGTGTTCCTGTTCTCGCCGCTGGAGCGGACGTGGATGGCCACCGACCCCTGGGCGAGCGACGCCGGATAAGGCCCGCGCGGCGCCCCGGTCCGGAGCCGGGACTCGAAGCGAAGCAGCCCTCCGACGGCGTACGCCGGCGGAGGGCTTTTGCGTGTGGGCGCCGGCTCCGCCTTCCGGCCGGTGGGGCGGCGGGGTATTGTATCCCCGATCCGGCCCCGCGCCCCGCACCCGCCGACCATGTCCCCGCCTCCCGACGCGCCGCCGCCCTCCCGCCGCTGGCGGATCCTCCTCCTGCTCTCCGTGGCGGAGCTGCTGGGGATGTCGCTCTGGTTCACCGCCAGCGCGGTGGCCCCCCAGCTCCAGGCGCTGTGGGGCCTCGACGCGCAGCAGGCGGGCTGGCTGACCACCTCGGTGCAGCTCGGCTTCGTGGCCGGGACGGCCGCCGCCGCGCTCCTGAACCTGGCGGACGTGGTCCCGGCGCGGCCCTACTTCGCCGTGTCGGCGCTCTGCGCCGCACTCGCGAACGCCCTCCTGGTGCTGGCTCCCGGGTACGCCGCGGCGCTGGGGCTCCGCTTCCTGACCGGCTTCTTCCTGGCGGGCGTCTACCCGCCGGCCATGAAGATGATCGCCACCTGGTTCCAGTCGGGGCGCGGGCTCGCCATCGGGACCCTCGTGGGGGCGCTCACGCTGGGGAAGGCGACGCCGTACCTCCTGCGCGCGGCGGAGGGTGCGAGCCTGAACGCGGTGGTGCTGGCGGCCTCGTGCGGCGCGGCGGCGGCGGGGCTGCTCGTGGCGCTCGGGTACCGGGAGGGGCCGTTCCCGTTCGCGCGCCGGCCTTTTTCCTGGCGCCTGGTGGGCACGGTGGCGGGCCACCGCCCCACCCGGCTTGCGATCGGCGGGTACCTGGGGCACATGTGGGAGCTGTACGCGATGTGGGGTTTTGTCGCGGTGTTTTTTGCAGATTTCTTCCTCGCCAGGGGGGCGTCCGACGCGCGGGCCGGGGCCCTCTCCGGGGCGGTGGCGTTCGCGGTGATCGGGATGGGCGGGGTGGGGTCGGTGCTGGCGGGCGCGTGGGCGGACCGGCTGGGGCGGGAGCGGGTCACAATCTGGGCCATGGGCGTCAGTGGAGCGTGCGCGCTGCTCATCGGCTGGATGCTGCAGGCTCCCTTCGCGCTCGTGTTAACTGTAGCGCTGATCTGGGGTTTCGCC
This genomic interval from Longimicrobiaceae bacterium contains the following:
- a CDS encoding MFS transporter, coding for MSPPPDAPPPSRRWRILLLLSVAELLGMSLWFTASAVAPQLQALWGLDAQQAGWLTTSVQLGFVAGTAAAALLNLADVVPARPYFAVSALCAALANALLVLAPGYAAALGLRFLTGFFLAGVYPPAMKMIATWFQSGRGLAIGTLVGALTLGKATPYLLRAAEGASLNAVVLAASCGAAAAGLLVALGYREGPFPFARRPFSWRLVGTVAGHRPTRLAIGGYLGHMWELYAMWGFVAVFFADFFLARGASDARAGALSGAVAFAVIGMGGVGSVLAGAWADRLGRERVTIWAMGVSGACALLIGWMLQAPFALVLTVALIWGFAVVADSAQFSAMVTEVAPSHAVGTALTLQTSLGFLLTTVTIQGVPALREAVGWPLAFGVLALGPALGIAAMRRLENVRIREAKGQP